Sequence from the Macaca fascicularis isolate 582-1 chromosome 16, T2T-MFA8v1.1 genome:
GGGGAAATCAGGAGCCAGCTGACACAGCCCCAGTGTTAGAGCAGGaaaggaggcatggctggggttTAAGATTGAGATGCACTCTGGGGCAACCTTTGAGGGGCAAAGGGACCCCCCTAAAgggataggctgcttgagaaATGAAGTGTTTATGccaagcaagaagagaaactcTGCTAAAGCGAGAGGCGGGGACCACTGGAGGAAAAGAAGCTATGTAGGAAAACTCTCTGTGCTCTGGCTTCTCTTTGAGGCTACCCTGGCTGCCCTGAAACAGACAGTGGGCTTGGCAAAAACACACCTCAGACAGGAAGGGAGGCTGCGGAGAAGTTCAGCTGGCAGCGGCTCACAGCCACCGTTCCAGCTTTCCCCCTTTCATGCTTAGCCCACAGAGAACGCTCCAGGCCAGGCCTAGCACACCGCTGCTGCTGGGGAGCTCTAGGCATCCTGAGTGAGCCATTTGGCTCTCTCACTAAAAGCAACAGATGTCCCAGCTGGGTGCACCCCAGTTGGGTGATGGGAGGTGGGGCTTCGGAGTCTTGGTCAGGGGCTCACCTCCGTGTGAGGCATAATTCTGCCCACGCTTTCTGCCTTCTGCTCCACAGTGTCCTCAGGGAAGTTCGCGAATGTGACGGGACTGTTCTCTGTGGTTCCATAAGCAACCTAGAGGGTCCAGAAAGGGTGCCTGAAGAGGGCTCAGCGCATGCAGAGGGATCGGGTGAGCTATCTGGGGAAATGGGAAGgaattcataaaagaaaagggaaagtggAGGGCAGCTGAATGGTGGAAACAGAGACCTCATTGGTAGGGGCCTGgggtcaggaggcagagatgcTGGGAGTGAGCAGGCTAGATCTCTGCAGGGCCCCAGATCTGAAGAAAACTTGAGAGCAGGGACACCATTCTCTTCCAGCTGGAGCTCTCTCAGTGCCCCGTTTCCTTGGAGCAGCCACCTGTCTGTGCCTGTGGCTCCGGTATTACCATCACTCCACCCTTCTCTCCCCAATCCCCTGGCTGCCTTAACCCCACCTTCCTGATTTCAGGCCACACCCCCTGCCCCTCGCTTCCAAGCCAAAGGCCCCATATACTTGATGAGAAAGCCAGCCTGCCTTGGCCCAGCTAGGAGTGGCACAAACACaacccacccccctccccattcTGCAAACCCTGAACAAGTGCCTGGCCTTGGGGCAGGCGTCCCCCAAGCTCTGGAGAGTTTCCCGTGAATTTatttccatcaaaataaaaaacaacgtAAGCAGTGATTTTAAAAACCAGTGGCACCCCCCCCCACCTCCCCCATTTCCAGTGGTTGgaaagcctgagcaacagaaaaaCCAGAAGCCAGCCTTGGAGAAGCCTAAATACCATCAAGGAATAGTCTAGGCCAAGTATGACCCCCCTATCCTAGAGGCAAGGGGCAGAGAGGTTTGGGAAAAGAGCAGTCGCTGGAAATCAGGCCCCAACACGAGGGTACTGGGTAAGGGGAGAGAGGCTAGCTACCCCATGTCCTAGGTCCCTTTTAATTAATGGACACCAGATCTCATCCATCCTCCTCCCTGCACCAAGCTTCCCCCTATCAGCTGCTCTGGCTCTGACACGACTGGGGTTTGGTTCAATGTGGGGTTTGGTTTCTCCCTCCACCCTTCACAGACAATATCCTGTGCCAGGCAGCTTGGAGCTCACCCTAAGGCCGGAGCTGTGACCCTGCCTGTTCaccctcccctttccacaggaATCCGGACATCGTGGCTGGCAAGTGGGTACAGAGAAATCTGGCGGGCTGGGGCGGGACTGCCCACAGAACTTACGGTCTGGCAGCCAGAGCCGTCCAGGGCTGGTCCTTCGACCTGCCCCGCCCCTCCCACACCCGTCCTCACAGTCCTGGGGCCACTGCCCGAATGTGGCCTCTGCCAAGTACACCTCGGCGCCACTCAGCCGCCACCCTGAGACCCCTCGGGGCGGGTCCTGACCACTAGGGTTGGGGATGAGGGATGGGGATATTTCGGGGCGATGAAGGAGGGAGGATAGTGAGACTGTGCTTGTGGCCTGTGGTTTCCAGGTGTGTTTGCCATTCCCGTTGGCCACCCTCCCCGACTTCCCACTTTTTTGCTCAGCCTTCAGCTGTGGAAAAAGGGGATGGGGGCGCAAGCAGGGTTGGGAGAGAGGGGTGGGGGCGCGCCCCAGGGTGGGGAAAGAGCTCGGGTCTCCCCAGGGCCAACTTCGGCGCGTCCGAAGTGGGAGCCCCACGCCAGGGCGGCTCTCACTCTCGGCCGGCGCTGCACAAGCACCCCATTAAAGCGCCGCCAGCTGGCCCACCGCGGGGAGACGCGTCCGGCTGTCCGGTCCCGCTTCCTACCGCCTCGCATCCAGGGCACCCGGCCGAGCGTGTGTGGATGGTGCAGCGTGGAGGCTCAAACTTGAGCAAACAAATAAGTTCAGGGAACGCCTCCCTCTCTACGATGTAAACTCGGGGCTCCAGACATAACCATTCCCCCTTCCCAGAAAAGCCCCGGGAAAGGCGGTAGGCAGAGGAGCAGCACAGGAGAGCAGGGGGCTAGAGCCGGGGCTCGGGGGGCCACGGTCCCACTCCCCTATGCACGGTCGCCGGCTGGGGGAAGGGCCCCGCCCCCTTCCCCGTGGAGGGCGGGGGCGCATCTCTGGGCGCGAGCGAGTTAAGCCCAGTGGCCTCGATGCTCCACGTAGGAGCTGGCTCGGCTGCCGGCTGCGGTCAGGGCCACCGTATAAAGAGGGCGGCAGACCCGAGCGCCCAGGACTCGCCGCTGCCCGCGCCCCGCCGCCGCTGCTGCCCCCAGCCCCGGCCCCAGGAGTCCTGGCCATGGCCAGCCCAATGCTCTTgctcagcctcggcctcctggctGGTCTGCTGCCGGCGCTGGCCGCCTGCCCCCAGAACTGCCACTGCCACGGCGACCTGCAGCACGTCATTTGCGACAAGGTGGGGCTGCAGAAGATCCCCAAGGTATCAGAGAAGACAAAGCTGCTCAACCTACAGCGCAACAACTTCCCGGTGCTGGCTGCCAACTCGTTTCGGGCCATGCCGAACCTCGTGTCGCTGCACCTGCAGCACTGCCAGATTCGCGAGGTGGCCGCCGGTGCCTTCCGCGGCCTCAAGCAGCTTATCTACTTGTACCTGTCCCATAACGACATCCGCGTGCTGCGCGCAGGTGCCTTCGACGACCTGACCGAGCTGACCTACCTCTACCTGGACCACAACAAGGTCACCGAGCTGCCCCGGGGGTTGCTCTCCCCGCTGGTCAACCTCTTCATCTTGcagctcaacaacaacaaaatccgtGAGCTGCGCGCAGGCGCCTTCCAGGGAGCCAAGGACCTGCGCTGGCTCTACCTGTCGGAAAACGCGCTGAGCTCCCTGCAGCCCGGGGCCCTGGACGACGTGGAGAACCTCGCCAAATTCCACGTGGACAGGAACCAGCTGTCCAGCTACCCCTCGGCTGCCCTGAGCAAGCTACGGGTGGTGGAGGAGCTGAAGCTGTCCCACAACCCCCTGAAAAGCATCCCGGACAATGCCTTCCAGTCCTTTGGCAGATACCTGGAAACCCTCTGGCTGGACAACACTAACCTGGAGAAGGTGAGCTCCTGGCTGCAGGCTCTGCCCTggttccttcttcccttcctggaGGCCCCAGGAGCCAGAGCCACAGCTGGCACCAACCCCTGTCCCCAGGTTCCCTGTCCCTCTGGCTATCTCCAAGGTGAACAGCTCTGCCACCTCCCTTCCTCACCTTGTCACATCCCTACCCTAATCCCTGTCGGCTGCCAGTCTCGGCCACTGCCCTCCTAGGATTCTTACATATAAAAGGAGTGGGGCTGCCCTGGCCCCACAAATGGCCCCCTAGGGCCATCTCCAGTGCTCCCAAACCCCCCACTGCGGGCAGCAGCCACCTCTTCCTGTTGGGCCTTCCAGCCCCCCTCTGCTGTTTTCCCGTCTCCAGTAAACCTACCACCCCATAAAGGAAGGTTTGTTTATTGAGGAGCCTTCTAGAGGAGCTGGGCAGATCAGGCCCACAAAGAGACCCTGTTCCTGGTGGGGGCTGTGCATGCGTGCTAAGGGGCAGTGGGGGACTGGGGAGTGAGGGGAAGCAAATGCCTGAGGAAGACATTCTCCATGCCCCACAGAGGCCCCGGTGGATGGCCCTGCCCAATTCACACAGACACAATTCATTGCATTCTCAAGTCCATTGCAGCTCAGTAGGCATGGGACCAAGGGCTCCCCCAGGCTGCAAGCATCATGCCCATGGGCTCCGTGAAGGGGCAAAGGCAAGACCACTATTGTCAATCCTTGGCACAAGACCCCAAGTGTCTCTCCATAGGGAAGACTGGCATGCCTCACTGTCTCCAGACTGCTGACTGCCCTTTGCCCTCCCCCGTCACTAGACTCGTCTCCTGTCTGCTTCCTCACTCATTCCTTTCTCCCCTGGGGTGCCCAGAGTCTGGCCAGCTGGGGCTATATTGGATCCGAGCAGAATCCCTTCTCTGGGACTGGAAAAATCACCCTGGTACAGGGCCTTCAGCCAGGAGGTGTGGGTGGGGACCAACAAGGTAGAGGAGAGTCTGGTTACTGGAGACCTTCATACCTTAATGTGGGCCACAGGAGAGGGTGCGGGTGTGGAGATGTGGGCAGAATCTCACTTGGGCAGCAGCCAACCTTTGTTTGGGTGGATGGAGCCTGCTCAAGCCTGCCCTTCTTCAGCCCTGCCTCTCCCCAGCTGAAGTTGGAGTCCCCTGTGGCCCACCAGTGCCAGAGTGGTCTTTCAGTGGGCAGCAGAGCGGCGAATCGGGGTGGTTTGGGGCAGGGGAGGCCAGACAGGAATTGTGGCGCCTGGGCAAAGGTGTGGGCACCAATAGAACATTTCCTCTGGAGCCGTCCAACCTGGCCAAAGGCTCCACCAAGGTGGCTTCACAAATAGCGTCTGGCTGGCAGTGGGGGAGCAGTGAGGACAGAGCTGGGGGAAGTCCTGGGACCCTGGGACTGTGGGGAGCCTGGGCCCACTGCCCACTCCACTAAGCACAGACCAAGTTCACCATGTACCAGTTTGGGTTGCTGGGGCCAAACTCTGGCAGCTCCACAGTCCCAGTGTTTGTGCAGGGATTGTGGTGCCAGGGGAAGAGGAGCTGGGTGTGGTCCTGTGGCTACTGTTTACCCACTGCTGTGACCCAGGGCAAAGGACAGCACTTTTTCCGTTTCTCCATTTGCATATTGAAAATAACACaacctggccgggtgcggtggctcgcgcctgtaatcccagcactttgggaggccgaggcaggcagatcacgaggtcaggagatcgagaccatcctggctaacacggtgaaaccacgtctctattgaaaatacaaaaaattagccgggtgtggtggtgggagcctgtagtcccagctactcgggaggctgaggcaggagaatggtgtgaacccgggaggtggaggttgtagtaagccgagatcgtgccagtgcactccagcctgggcaacacagcaagactctgtctcaaaaaaaaagaaaagaaaagaaaataacaccaCCTGTCTCAAAGAGGGTTGTGTAGATTGGATCATCTGAGACCACTTGGTCACACTGCTTTGAAAACCGGGAAACTCCTCAAAGCGCTATGGCTCAGGTTCAGGGAAGGACGCTGCCCCTCTGGCGCTCGGGTGCTCACTCATTCGCTCATGACCACCTTGCTCCCCAGTTCTCAGATGGTGCCTTCCTGGGTGTAACCACACTGAAACACGCCCATTTGGAGAACAACCGCCTGAACCACCTGCCTTCCAACTTCCCTTTCGACAGCCTGGAGACCCTCACCCTTACCAACAACCCCTGGAAGTGTACCTGCCAGCTCCGGGGTCTTCGGCGGTAAGAACACCCCCGTGTCACTCCCAGAGCCCACCCTCATGTGATAGAGACACATTAGCCCTGCACTAAGACATGTTGGACATGCATCCTAGATCTGCCACCTAATAGGCATGGGACCctgggagcctcagtttccctatctgtaaaatgaagatgacagCTTCAGACTATCCTGTGGCCAAGTCAATCCTGGTCCCATAGTTCACTGCCCTTCCCCTCAGCACTCCCACCTTCTTCCCCAGACCCAGCAAGTTTCTGTCTCTCCAGGTGGCTAGAAGCCAAGGCCTCCCGCCCAGATGCCACCTGTGCCTCACCTGCCAAGTTCAAGGGCCAACACATCCGTGACACAGACGCCTTCCGCAGCTGCAAGTTCCCTACCAAGAGGTCCAAGAAAGC
This genomic interval carries:
- the CHAD gene encoding chondroadherin: MASPMLLLSLGLLAGLLPALAACPQNCHCHGDLQHVICDKVGLQKIPKVSEKTKLLNLQRNNFPVLAANSFRAMPNLVSLHLQHCQIREVAAGAFRGLKQLIYLYLSHNDIRVLRAGAFDDLTELTYLYLDHNKVTELPRGLLSPLVNLFILQLNNNKIRELRAGAFQGAKDLRWLYLSENALSSLQPGALDDVENLAKFHVDRNQLSSYPSAALSKLRVVEELKLSHNPLKSIPDNAFQSFGRYLETLWLDNTNLEKFSDGAFLGVTTLKHAHLENNRLNHLPSNFPFDSLETLTLTNNPWKCTCQLRGLRRWLEAKASRPDATCASPAKFKGQHIRDTDAFRSCKFPTKRSKKAGRH